The Bacillota bacterium genome has a window encoding:
- the kdsA gene encoding 3-deoxy-8-phosphooctulonate synthase has protein sequence MVKEVVVNDAVKIGGNRPFVLIAGPCVIEDKDQVETTAQRIQEIAGRVGVPYVFKASFDKANRSSLQGFRGPGLEEGLRILQGIKEKFSLPVLTDIHTEEQAKVAGEVVDIIQIPAFLCRQTDLLLAAGRTQAVVNVKKGQFLAPWDIDNVVEKIVQGTGNERILLTERGVTFGYNNLVVDMTALPRMRATGYPVVFDATHSVQLPGGAGTSSAGRREFVPTLARAAAAVGIDALFLEVHECPDKAKSDGPNMVPLDQLEDLLRQVKEIDTLVKSW, from the coding sequence AAGTAGTCGTTAACGATGCCGTCAAGATCGGTGGTAATCGTCCCTTTGTCCTAATCGCCGGCCCTTGTGTCATCGAGGACAAGGATCAGGTCGAAACCACTGCTCAACGGATTCAGGAGATTGCTGGCCGGGTAGGGGTACCCTACGTCTTTAAAGCTTCCTTTGACAAAGCCAATCGCTCTTCTCTGCAGGGTTTTCGGGGCCCAGGTCTGGAGGAAGGATTACGCATCTTGCAGGGGATCAAAGAGAAATTCTCCCTCCCCGTGTTGACGGATATTCACACCGAAGAGCAGGCCAAGGTCGCCGGAGAAGTGGTGGACATTATCCAAATTCCCGCCTTTTTGTGTCGGCAAACGGATTTGCTTCTCGCCGCGGGCAGGACCCAGGCGGTGGTTAATGTCAAGAAGGGGCAGTTTCTGGCTCCTTGGGATATCGATAATGTCGTGGAGAAGATTGTCCAGGGTACTGGAAATGAAAGGATTCTCCTTACGGAACGGGGAGTGACCTTTGGCTACAATAACCTGGTGGTGGACATGACGGCTTTGCCTCGGATGAGAGCTACCGGATACCCTGTGGTCTTTGATGCCACCCATAGTGTTCAACTCCCGGGAGGGGCCGGTACTTCCTCCGCGGGCCGAAGGGAATTTGTGCCGACTCTGGCCAGGGCTGCCGCCGCGGTGGGTATCGATGCCCTGTTCTTGGAGGTCCATGAGTGTCCGGATAAGGCCAAGAGTGACGGACCCAACATGGTTCCCTTAGATCAGCTAGAGGATCTGCTGCGTCAGGTAAAGGAAATCGATACCCTAGTTAAGTCGTGGTAA